A single region of the Thermococcus sp. Bubb.Bath genome encodes:
- the purF gene encoding amidophosphoribosyltransferase, with protein sequence MREKCGVFAAVTENAAKKAYYALITLQHRGQESAGISVWKHMIRTVSGLGLVQDVFNGKTLSSLRSNLAIAHVRYSTSGSLTETQPLETECCGKRIAIAHNGTLTNFQPLRKEYENRGVKFQHSVDSELLGISFLWHLKETGDEFEAMKEVFDEVRGAYSVAFLFDSKILVVRDPVGFRPLSYGVGNGHYFASEDSALRLFIDESKGGKIRDVQPGEVFLLSEEGVESRVLAKERHHHCVFEYIYFARPDSTIDGVNVYQARVRMGMELARESPADADVVIAVPDSGRAAALGFSMESGIPYSEGLIKNRYIGRTFITPGQFYRELKVKLKLSPVREVIRDRRVVLVDDSIVRGTTMRRIVSLLRNAGAKEVHVRIASPPIRHPCYMGIDIPTRHELIAAFGSAKKVREAIRADSLTYLSVEGLIKAVGKKDLCLACLTGEYPEWAFRFY encoded by the coding sequence ATGCGCGAAAAGTGCGGGGTCTTTGCAGCGGTGACAGAAAACGCAGCAAAAAAAGCATACTACGCCTTGATAACCCTCCAGCACCGCGGCCAGGAGAGCGCTGGAATAAGCGTCTGGAAACACATGATAAGAACAGTATCTGGCCTGGGCCTTGTGCAGGACGTTTTTAATGGAAAGACCTTGTCATCCCTCCGCTCCAACCTCGCCATTGCCCACGTCCGGTATTCGACTTCTGGTTCCCTCACCGAGACCCAGCCGCTTGAGACCGAGTGCTGTGGAAAGAGGATAGCAATAGCCCACAACGGAACCCTCACTAACTTCCAGCCTCTGCGAAAGGAGTATGAAAATCGGGGGGTTAAGTTCCAACACTCCGTAGATTCCGAACTCCTGGGGATTTCATTTCTCTGGCACCTTAAGGAGACCGGAGACGAGTTCGAGGCTATGAAAGAGGTTTTTGACGAGGTCAGAGGTGCTTACTCCGTTGCTTTCTTATTTGACAGCAAAATCCTCGTCGTAAGGGACCCCGTTGGCTTCAGACCGCTCAGCTACGGCGTCGGAAACGGCCACTACTTCGCCTCGGAGGACTCTGCATTGAGACTCTTCATCGATGAGTCCAAAGGTGGGAAAATCAGGGACGTTCAGCCCGGTGAAGTTTTTCTTCTCTCTGAAGAAGGAGTGGAGAGCAGGGTTCTGGCAAAGGAGAGGCACCATCACTGCGTCTTCGAGTACATATACTTCGCCCGGCCCGACAGCACAATAGACGGCGTGAACGTCTATCAGGCGAGGGTCAGGATGGGGATGGAGCTGGCGCGGGAAAGCCCTGCGGATGCCGACGTCGTCATAGCCGTGCCCGACTCGGGGAGGGCCGCCGCGCTGGGCTTTTCGATGGAGAGCGGAATCCCCTACTCCGAGGGGCTGATAAAGAACCGCTACATAGGGAGGACTTTCATAACTCCAGGCCAGTTCTACCGTGAGCTTAAGGTGAAGCTGAAGCTCTCGCCCGTGAGGGAGGTCATCAGGGATAGAAGGGTAGTCCTCGTGGACGACTCCATAGTCAGGGGCACCACGATGAGGAGGATAGTCTCCCTCCTCCGGAACGCCGGTGCAAAAGAGGTGCACGTCAGGATAGCGTCGCCGCCGATAAGGCATCCCTGCTACATGGGAATAGACATCCCGACGAGGCACGAACTGATAGCAGCCTTTGGGAGCGCCAAGAAGGTGAGGGAAGCAATACGTGCAGACAGTCTCACCTACCTGAGCGTTGAGGGGCTCATCAAGGCCGTGGGCAAGAAAGATCTCTGTCTGGCGTGCCTCACTGGGGAGTACCCGGAGTGGGCCTTCAGGTTTTACTGA
- a CDS encoding DUF3368 domain-containing protein, protein MSVEILMKEIEIGEAEAIVLARELNVDLLILDEKIPRIIAKSLGIKVSGTLALLFIAKERGLLKEDLEPLLLELRAKGVSFSEKVVEALRKRFSKT, encoded by the coding sequence TTGAGCGTTGAAATCCTTATGAAGGAAATCGAGATTGGAGAGGCCGAGGCCATAGTGCTCGCCAGGGAGCTGAACGTGGATTTGTTGATTCTTGATGAGAAGATTCCGAGGATCATAGCGAAGTCCCTCGGGATAAAGGTTTCGGGAACCCTGGCGCTGCTTTTCATCGCCAAAGAAAGGGGTCTTCTGAAAGAAGACCTTGAACCCCTGCTGCTTGAGCTCAGGGCCAAGGGGGTTAGCTTCAGCGAGAAAGTTGTTGAAGCCCTGAGAAAGCGGTTCAGTAAAACCTGA
- a CDS encoding UPF0175 family protein, with product MYLAVELYREGVVSLGKAAEIAGVSKAEIMEILASKGISLSYTEEDLQEDIETLERLL from the coding sequence ATATACCTCGCCGTTGAGCTCTATCGGGAGGGTGTAGTTAGCCTTGGAAAGGCAGCAGAGATTGCTGGGGTCAGCAAAGCAGAGATAATGGAAATTCTGGCCTCCAAGGGTATCTCCCTGAGCTACACTGAAGAGGACCTCCAGGAGGACATAGAAACCCTGGAGAGGTTGTTATGA
- the fdhF gene encoding formate dehydrogenase subunit alpha, translating to MKRVVCPYCGFGCNLLVDPVTLEVKPYKGEPNLGKLCPKGLHSVEIVKSKARLKRPLKRVGSSMIPIAWGVAIDEIASRLLEMRELYGPDAVAFLASSKVSNEENYLIQKIARLFGTNNIDNCARLCHEASVHALKLSLGTGAQTNPYEDISKFKSVLIWGYNPAETHPVLMDYILRAKRNGARIIAVDVRETRSMAFADYKLVIRPGTDIVLANALAHVIIEEELYNEEFIRSRTTGFSEVRMAVKKYTPEYAETVTGVPTEMIKEVAREFALAGSGAVMWGMGITQHVSGVENALALINLTLLLGYLGERGGLYPMRGQNNVQGAAYMGALSEFLPGYVPLTDEKFRKKVAGLWGVDDLPTERGLYLTELWDAVEKGDVKALYIVGENPAVSEADFMRVRRALRKLDILVVQDIFPTRTARYAHYLLPASAFCEKGGSYMNSERRIQWSEKACEPAYDSKPDWEILTMLGRALGLPGFNYTSVEEITAEYFRLFPELEEKSVEELKNSNGIFLPKKRLHTWEFATPDGKARFMAVERIAPWEGPDDEYPLVLTTVRLIGHYNTGEMTLRSPPLVKLMGEPRALISREDAERLGIKSGDLVEIETRRGKIRMRAEVENVPRGLVAVPFHFKANRLTSSALNKAGTPELKFAAARVRKT from the coding sequence GTGAAGAGAGTGGTTTGTCCCTACTGCGGCTTTGGCTGCAACCTTCTCGTTGATCCCGTTACGCTGGAGGTGAAGCCCTACAAAGGGGAACCAAACCTCGGCAAGCTCTGCCCGAAGGGGCTCCATTCAGTGGAAATTGTAAAATCCAAGGCCAGGCTCAAGAGGCCCCTCAAGAGGGTCGGCTCCTCGATGATCCCGATTGCCTGGGGAGTGGCGATAGATGAGATAGCGAGCAGGCTTCTTGAGATGAGGGAGCTCTACGGCCCCGATGCCGTTGCCTTTCTGGCATCGTCCAAAGTATCTAACGAGGAGAACTACCTCATCCAGAAGATAGCGCGCCTCTTCGGCACGAACAACATAGACAACTGCGCCCGCCTGTGCCACGAGGCCTCCGTCCACGCTCTCAAGCTCTCCCTCGGCACTGGAGCTCAGACCAACCCCTACGAGGACATATCGAAGTTTAAATCCGTCTTAATCTGGGGGTACAATCCCGCCGAGACTCATCCCGTTCTCATGGACTACATCCTGAGGGCGAAGAGGAACGGGGCGAGAATAATCGCCGTTGACGTGAGAGAAACGAGGAGCATGGCCTTCGCGGATTACAAGCTCGTGATAAGGCCCGGAACCGACATAGTCTTAGCTAACGCGCTGGCCCACGTCATAATCGAGGAGGAACTCTACAACGAGGAGTTCATCAGGAGCAGGACAACCGGCTTCTCTGAGGTGAGGATGGCGGTCAAAAAGTACACACCAGAATACGCAGAGACCGTAACCGGGGTTCCCACGGAAATGATCAAGGAGGTAGCAAGAGAGTTCGCCCTTGCCGGAAGTGGAGCGGTGATGTGGGGGATGGGTATCACCCAGCACGTTTCTGGAGTCGAGAACGCCTTAGCTCTGATAAACCTCACGCTGCTCCTCGGCTACCTCGGCGAGAGGGGCGGCCTCTACCCGATGCGCGGCCAGAACAACGTCCAAGGAGCGGCATACATGGGCGCCCTCAGTGAGTTCCTGCCTGGCTACGTCCCGCTCACCGATGAGAAGTTCAGGAAGAAGGTGGCGGGGCTCTGGGGCGTCGACGACCTCCCGACTGAGAGGGGCCTCTACCTCACCGAGCTGTGGGATGCGGTTGAGAAGGGGGACGTAAAGGCCCTCTACATCGTCGGCGAGAACCCAGCCGTAAGTGAGGCGGACTTTATGAGGGTGAGGAGGGCATTGAGGAAGCTCGACATACTCGTCGTCCAAGACATATTCCCCACGAGAACGGCCCGCTATGCCCACTACCTCCTTCCGGCCTCGGCGTTCTGTGAGAAGGGCGGGAGCTACATGAACAGCGAGAGGAGAATTCAGTGGAGCGAGAAGGCCTGCGAGCCAGCATATGACTCAAAACCCGACTGGGAGATACTGACGATGCTCGGAAGGGCGCTCGGCCTGCCGGGCTTCAACTACACCTCCGTGGAGGAAATCACCGCAGAGTACTTCAGGCTCTTCCCGGAGCTTGAGGAGAAGAGCGTTGAGGAGTTGAAGAACTCGAACGGAATCTTCCTGCCGAAGAAGAGGCTCCACACCTGGGAGTTCGCAACGCCGGACGGGAAAGCCCGCTTTATGGCAGTCGAGAGGATAGCGCCCTGGGAGGGCCCGGATGATGAGTACCCCCTCGTCCTCACAACTGTTAGACTCATTGGTCACTACAACACAGGGGAGATGACGCTGAGGAGCCCTCCCCTGGTTAAGCTCATGGGGGAGCCGAGGGCACTGATAAGCCGTGAGGACGCCGAGAGGCTTGGGATAAAGAGCGGGGACTTGGTCGAGATAGAGACGAGGCGCGGGAAGATAAGGATGAGGGCGGAGGTTGAAAACGTACCCAGGGGACTCGTCGCCGTCCCCTTCCACTTCAAGGCAAACAGGCTGACGAGCTCAGCGCTCAACAAGGCCGGAACGCCGGAGCTCAAGTTCGCGGCGGCGAGGGTCAGAAAAACCTAA
- the pdxT gene encoding pyridoxal 5'-phosphate synthase glutaminase subunit PdxT, with protein MAKVGVIGLQGDVEEHIWAAKKALEDLGVSGEVIWLRKPEGLENISAIIIPGGESTTISRLMVENGLFEPVKKLGEEGLPIMGTCAGLIMLSKEVIGATPEQRFLGLLDVKTNRNAYGRQVDSFEAPIKLAFSDEPFPGVFIRAPRIVELLSERVKPIAWLGDRIVGVEQDNIIGLEFHPELTDNTRVHEYFLRKAL; from the coding sequence ATGGCTAAGGTAGGCGTCATCGGCCTCCAGGGCGATGTCGAAGAGCACATCTGGGCGGCCAAAAAGGCCCTTGAGGACCTCGGCGTCTCTGGGGAAGTCATCTGGCTCAGGAAGCCTGAAGGGCTTGAAAACATCTCAGCCATAATAATCCCCGGCGGAGAGAGCACTACCATATCAAGACTCATGGTGGAGAACGGCCTTTTCGAGCCCGTAAAGAAGCTCGGTGAGGAAGGGCTTCCCATCATGGGCACCTGTGCCGGGCTGATAATGCTCTCCAAAGAGGTTATAGGGGCCACCCCAGAGCAGAGGTTTCTGGGACTTCTCGACGTTAAGACCAACAGGAACGCCTACGGCAGGCAGGTGGACAGCTTTGAGGCGCCGATAAAGCTAGCTTTCAGCGACGAGCCGTTCCCTGGCGTCTTCATCCGCGCCCCAAGGATAGTGGAGCTCCTCAGCGAAAGGGTGAAACCGATAGCCTGGCTCGGGGACAGGATCGTCGGGGTGGAGCAGGACAACATCATAGGCCTCGAGTTCCATCCCGAGCTAACAGACAACACGAGGGTTCACGAATACTTCTTGAGAAAGGCCCTTTGA
- the pdxS gene encoding pyridoxal 5'-phosphate synthase lyase subunit PdxS encodes MGKLDIIEAKGTERLKRGFAKMVKGGVIMDVTNAEQARIAEEAGAVSVMALHRVPADIRKAGGVARMAPIEKIQEIMDAVTIPVMAKVRIGHVAEARILEALGVDMIDESEVLTPSDPYFHIDKREFNVPFVCGNRNLGEAVRRIWEGAAMMRTKGEAGTGNIVEAVRHVRLLKDNIALLQRMTDEQVYGVAEKFAEPYLRLAFEIREISGLPKSVLENEPVYGHYTYRDIVEGLYKVLLEIKKLGRLPVVNFAAGGVATPADAALMMQMGMDGVFVGSGIFKSSNPPKMARAIVEAVNHWDEPDVLVEISKEIGEPMHGQEIEELEVRLEERGV; translated from the coding sequence ATGGGAAAGCTCGATATTATTGAGGCCAAGGGCACCGAGAGACTGAAGCGCGGTTTCGCCAAAATGGTGAAGGGCGGCGTCATAATGGACGTCACAAACGCCGAGCAGGCGAGAATTGCCGAGGAAGCTGGAGCCGTTTCCGTTATGGCCCTGCACCGCGTTCCCGCCGACATCAGGAAGGCCGGCGGCGTCGCCAGGATGGCCCCGATAGAGAAGATACAGGAGATAATGGACGCAGTAACGATCCCGGTCATGGCGAAGGTCAGGATTGGCCACGTTGCAGAGGCGAGGATCCTTGAGGCACTCGGCGTTGACATGATAGACGAGAGCGAGGTTCTCACTCCGTCCGACCCGTACTTCCACATCGACAAGCGCGAGTTCAACGTTCCCTTCGTCTGCGGCAATAGGAACCTCGGCGAGGCCGTCAGGAGGATCTGGGAAGGTGCAGCGATGATGAGGACGAAGGGCGAGGCCGGAACCGGGAACATCGTTGAGGCAGTGAGACACGTCCGCCTCCTCAAGGACAACATCGCCCTCCTCCAGCGCATGACGGACGAGCAGGTTTATGGCGTTGCCGAGAAGTTCGCGGAACCTTACCTCAGGCTCGCCTTCGAGATAAGGGAGATAAGCGGCCTGCCGAAGAGCGTCCTTGAGAACGAGCCCGTCTACGGCCACTACACCTACCGCGACATCGTCGAGGGCCTCTACAAAGTACTCCTTGAGATAAAGAAGCTCGGAAGGCTCCCGGTCGTCAACTTCGCCGCAGGCGGCGTTGCAACCCCAGCCGATGCCGCCCTCATGATGCAGATGGGTATGGACGGTGTCTTCGTCGGCTCTGGAATATTCAAGAGCTCCAACCCGCCGAAGATGGCGAGGGCGATAGTTGAGGCCGTCAACCACTGGGACGAGCCCGATGTTCTCGTGGAGATCAGCAAGGAGATAGGCGAGCCGATGCACGGCCAGGAGATAGAGGAGCTTGAGGTTAGGCTCGAGGAGAGGGGCGTCTGA
- the nadC gene encoding carboxylating nicotinate-nucleotide diphosphorylase yields the protein MVPLSYLFRFIEEDAPFGDVTSEAIIPEDVNARAVIIAKQDGIIAGVEEAKTLFEHFGVNVEVKKRDGEQVKKGDIILELEGNARVILLVERTALNVMGRMSGIATEVRRLVEKVRAVNPKVRVAGTRKTLLKPIDKRALLIGGGETHRFSLSDAILIKDNHLALVPLEAAIKRAKEFSVYKIVEVEVESLGDALKAARAGADVIMLDNMRPEEIGEVLEALKRGGLRDGVKIEVSGGITPENITEYAKLDIDVISLGYLTHSVKNFDVSLEVTGRA from the coding sequence ATGGTTCCGCTCAGTTATCTGTTCAGGTTTATCGAGGAAGACGCACCCTTCGGTGACGTCACGAGTGAGGCCATAATTCCGGAGGATGTGAATGCAAGGGCAGTCATTATAGCGAAGCAGGATGGCATTATAGCGGGTGTGGAGGAGGCAAAGACCCTCTTCGAGCACTTCGGCGTTAATGTTGAGGTCAAGAAGCGTGATGGGGAGCAAGTTAAGAAAGGAGATATCATACTCGAGCTTGAGGGCAACGCGAGGGTAATCCTCCTCGTTGAGAGAACGGCACTCAATGTTATGGGAAGGATGAGCGGGATTGCAACGGAAGTCAGGAGGCTCGTAGAGAAAGTAAGGGCAGTAAACCCCAAGGTCAGGGTCGCAGGAACGAGAAAGACCCTCCTCAAGCCGATTGACAAACGCGCACTTCTCATCGGCGGCGGGGAAACACATCGCTTCTCCCTCAGCGATGCGATACTCATAAAGGACAACCACCTCGCCCTAGTCCCGCTTGAGGCGGCCATAAAACGGGCTAAAGAGTTCTCCGTCTACAAGATTGTAGAGGTTGAGGTGGAGAGCCTCGGAGATGCCCTAAAGGCCGCCAGAGCCGGGGCGGACGTAATAATGCTTGACAATATGAGGCCAGAAGAAATCGGAGAAGTCTTAGAAGCCCTCAAGAGGGGAGGCCTCCGTGATGGGGTCAAAATTGAGGTTTCAGGTGGGATAACCCCCGAGAACATAACGGAGTATGCGAAGCTCGACATCGACGTCATCAGCCTTGGCTACTTAACGCACTCGGTTAAGAACTTTGACGTGAGCCTTGAAGTGACTGGGAGGGCCTGA
- a CDS encoding NDP-sugar synthase, with amino-acid sequence MIKKAVIPIGGEATRLRPLTIETSKGLVRLLNKPILEHSILSLAKDGIEEVYLGVKGYVNYTTLFDYFREGYWLKKKYGLEKEVRIRYMPRYESTTNGDAVWYTMNYYGIKEPVVVIQGDNIYQLNIQDMHEWHRKKNAFMTIALQPVDDVIGFGVAKVDDDYRIEYFVEKPKPEEAPSNLANTGIYILSENFWEFLDESWAREMKETGRLDFGGDMIPALIEHGYEVYGYPMEGYWFDVGTPERYLNAAMYLLRNLSPEDMEAIEITRDVYMQGKSEMSEDLRRKFREMIKRGKLLVEGKVLLGRHISIGEGTALEDAVIDNYTMVGRNCEILHSVVMDRAKLGDNVRIVNSIIGRHVEIGDNVRIVNSVIGDNAVVDDNVRMYNVKIWPHEFVEKGATLEHYTVRTGVPRR; translated from the coding sequence ATGATAAAGAAAGCGGTTATCCCTATAGGGGGTGAGGCGACCCGTCTGAGGCCCCTCACAATAGAGACTTCTAAGGGACTCGTCAGGCTTTTGAACAAGCCGATTCTGGAGCACTCTATTCTCAGTCTCGCGAAGGACGGGATTGAGGAGGTCTACCTCGGCGTTAAGGGCTATGTGAACTACACGACGCTCTTTGACTACTTCCGCGAGGGTTACTGGCTGAAGAAAAAGTACGGGCTTGAAAAGGAAGTAAGGATCCGCTATATGCCTCGCTACGAGAGCACGACCAACGGAGACGCCGTCTGGTATACGATGAACTATTACGGAATTAAAGAGCCGGTCGTGGTTATCCAAGGCGACAACATCTACCAACTCAACATCCAGGATATGCACGAGTGGCATAGGAAGAAGAACGCCTTCATGACGATTGCCCTCCAGCCGGTTGATGACGTTATCGGCTTTGGCGTGGCTAAGGTTGATGATGATTACCGCATTGAGTATTTCGTCGAGAAGCCAAAGCCAGAGGAGGCTCCCAGCAACCTCGCCAACACGGGGATCTACATTCTCTCCGAGAACTTCTGGGAGTTTCTCGACGAGAGCTGGGCCAGGGAGATGAAAGAGACTGGAAGGCTCGACTTCGGCGGCGACATGATTCCAGCCCTGATAGAGCACGGCTACGAAGTTTACGGTTACCCCATGGAGGGCTACTGGTTCGACGTCGGTACGCCGGAGAGATACCTCAACGCGGCGATGTACCTCCTCCGCAACCTTTCACCGGAGGATATGGAGGCCATTGAGATAACCCGCGATGTCTACATGCAGGGCAAATCGGAGATGTCAGAAGACCTCAGGAGGAAGTTTAGGGAGATGATAAAGAGAGGGAAGCTGCTCGTGGAAGGAAAGGTGCTCCTCGGAAGGCACATCAGCATTGGGGAAGGAACCGCACTCGAGGATGCCGTGATAGACAACTACACGATGGTGGGCAGGAACTGTGAAATCCTGCACTCCGTTGTCATGGACAGGGCGAAGCTTGGGGACAACGTCAGGATAGTGAACTCCATAATCGGCCGCCACGTCGAGATTGGGGACAACGTCAGGATCGTCAACTCGGTCATAGGGGACAACGCTGTCGTGGACGATAACGTGAGAATGTACAACGTCAAGATCTGGCCCCACGAGTTCGTGGAGAAGGGGGCAACGCTCGAACATTACACCGTGAGGACGGGCGTCCCGAGGAGGTAG